In Drosophila bipectinata strain 14024-0381.07 chromosome 2R, DbipHiC1v2, whole genome shotgun sequence, one genomic interval encodes:
- the d4 gene encoding zinc finger protein ubi-d4 B isoform X2: MYTVCNNMASSSEFEKTMVVNIGNFEKIQSFLNDKEKYKEILENSENFNTRLCIERRLRMPFLDPQTGVAQTHCALFMKKKQRMPGFRHGQIYTYPSSRWRKPKRQYLLNSNQSYRAYQYREPHQHIHHQHQHHHHHPAAPVAVGTRDLHQMESAVIVAADGNSLGASGDNDSKDSHVNAEKEWFHEEMDVSHYHHGDDYDDDFDSDNDFDESYTSRGKRKRGTRPRRSNSHAESTPKRGRKGNRRRNGIEGESDRRRRGCGNGANTSAAAAAAAAAVAHAASTAAAAAAATGLYATHSNSASPVPPNDDTSQSALVIPASSYEKASSDAGASNDSIPLATMAGITGIGLNLAGTTNVVCTPPIYSTNNNAAATGASPKKVKTRTEREVAQPSPYCDFCLGDQRENKKTSMPEELVSCSDCGRSGHPSCLQFTENMIISVKRYRWQCIECKYCSICGTSDNDDQLLFCDDCDRGYHMYCLSPPLITPPEGSWSCKLCIDEFHKK; encoded by the exons atgtatactGTCTGCAACAATATGGCTTCTTCGTCTGAATTTGAGAAAACGATGGTAGTAAATAttggaaattttgaaaagattCAAAGCTTTCTAAATGATAAGGAAAAATACAAGGAAATTTTAGAAAACAGCGAAAACTTTAATACCCGGTTATGCATTGAACGACGACTTCGCATGCCTTTTTTGGACCCCCAAACTGGAGTAGCGCAAACACACTGTGccctttttatgaaaaaaaaacagcgtATGCCAGGATTTCGCCATGGGCAGATATACACGTACCCATCATCACGATGGCGAAAGCCCAAACGCCAATATTTGCTTAACTCAAATCAGAGCTATCGAGCTTATCAATATCGGGAGCCCCATCAGCACATTCATCATCAACACCAgcatcaccaccaccatccAGCAGCACCTGTCGCTGTGGGGACTCGAGATCTTCATCAAATGGAGAGCGCAG taatcgtggcTGCTGATGGAAACTCTTTGGGAGCGTCCGGAGACAATGATAGTAAGGATTCCCATGTAAATGCGGAAAAAGAATGGTTTCATGAAGAAATGGATGTATCACATTATCATCATGGTGATGATTATGATGATGATTTCGATTCAGATAATGATTTTGACGAGTCATACACAAGCAGGGGGAAACGCAAGAGAGGGACTCGACCGCGTCGGTCCAATTCACACGCAGAAAGTACACCAAAACGTGGCCGCAAAG gaAATCGACGTAGAAATGGCATCGAGGGAGAATCGGATCGCAGACGTCGTGGATGTGGAAACGGTGCGAATACAtctgcagctgctgcagcgGCAGCTGCAGCCGTAGCTCATGCTGCAAGCACTgccgcagccgcagcagctgcCACAGGTCTTTATGCAACGCATTCCAATTCAGCGTCACCTGTTCCTCCAAACGATGACACTTCACAATCAGCACTAGTCATTCCAGCGTCATCTTATGAAAAGGCGTCGAGCGATGCTGGGGCTTCCAATGACTCTATTCCGTTAGCAACGATGGCTGGAATAACAGGAATTGGCCTAAACTTAGCAGGAACGACCAATGTTGTTTGCACCCCTCCTATATATTCAACAAATAATAACGCTGCAGCCACAGGTGCTAGCCCAAAAAAGGTCAAAACACGAACAGAGCGCGAAGTGGCTCAACCATCTCCTTACTGCGATTTCTGTCTTGGTGATCAGcgtgaaaacaaaaaaactagtATGCCGGAAGAGCTAGTTTCATGCTCAGACTGTGGTCGTTCTGGTCATCCATCATGCCTTCAGTTTACAGAAAACATGATAATATCAGTAAAACGCTATAGATGGCAATGTATTGAATGCAAATACTGTTCTATTTGTGGAACCTCAGACAATGATGACCAGTTACTTTTCTGCGATGATTGCGACAGGGGTTATCATATGTATTGCCTTTCGCCGCCACTTATTACACCACCTGAAGGTTCGTGGAGCTGCAAACTATGCATTGACGAGTTCCATaagaaataa
- the d4 gene encoding zinc finger protein ubi-d4 B isoform X1, translating to MYTVCNNMASSSEFEKTMVVNIGNFEKIQSFLNDKEKYKEILENSENFNTRLCIERRLRMPFLDPQTGVAQTHCALFMKKKQRMPGFRHGQIYTYPSSRWRKPKRQYLLNSNQSYRAYQYREPHQHIHHQHQHHHHHPAAPVAVGTRDLHQMESAVIVAADGNSLGASGDNDSKDSHVNAEKEWFHEEMDVSHYHHGDDYDDDFDSDNDFDESYTSRGKRKRGTRPRRSNSHAESTPKRGRKGDDKLKYFLLFSIYCFILYLGNRRRNGIEGESDRRRRGCGNGANTSAAAAAAAAAVAHAASTAAAAAAATGLYATHSNSASPVPPNDDTSQSALVIPASSYEKASSDAGASNDSIPLATMAGITGIGLNLAGTTNVVCTPPIYSTNNNAAATGASPKKVKTRTEREVAQPSPYCDFCLGDQRENKKTSMPEELVSCSDCGRSGHPSCLQFTENMIISVKRYRWQCIECKYCSICGTSDNDDQLLFCDDCDRGYHMYCLSPPLITPPEGSWSCKLCIDEFHKK from the exons atgtatactGTCTGCAACAATATGGCTTCTTCGTCTGAATTTGAGAAAACGATGGTAGTAAATAttggaaattttgaaaagattCAAAGCTTTCTAAATGATAAGGAAAAATACAAGGAAATTTTAGAAAACAGCGAAAACTTTAATACCCGGTTATGCATTGAACGACGACTTCGCATGCCTTTTTTGGACCCCCAAACTGGAGTAGCGCAAACACACTGTGccctttttatgaaaaaaaaacagcgtATGCCAGGATTTCGCCATGGGCAGATATACACGTACCCATCATCACGATGGCGAAAGCCCAAACGCCAATATTTGCTTAACTCAAATCAGAGCTATCGAGCTTATCAATATCGGGAGCCCCATCAGCACATTCATCATCAACACCAgcatcaccaccaccatccAGCAGCACCTGTCGCTGTGGGGACTCGAGATCTTCATCAAATGGAGAGCGCAG taatcgtggcTGCTGATGGAAACTCTTTGGGAGCGTCCGGAGACAATGATAGTAAGGATTCCCATGTAAATGCGGAAAAAGAATGGTTTCATGAAGAAATGGATGTATCACATTATCATCATGGTGATGATTATGATGATGATTTCGATTCAGATAATGATTTTGACGAGTCATACACAAGCAGGGGGAAACGCAAGAGAGGGACTCGACCGCGTCGGTCCAATTCACACGCAGAAAGTACACCAAAACGTGGCCGCAAAGGTGatgataaattaaaatattttttactgtTTTCAATATAttgttttatattatatttaggaAATCGACGTAGAAATGGCATCGAGGGAGAATCGGATCGCAGACGTCGTGGATGTGGAAACGGTGCGAATACAtctgcagctgctgcagcgGCAGCTGCAGCCGTAGCTCATGCTGCAAGCACTgccgcagccgcagcagctgcCACAGGTCTTTATGCAACGCATTCCAATTCAGCGTCACCTGTTCCTCCAAACGATGACACTTCACAATCAGCACTAGTCATTCCAGCGTCATCTTATGAAAAGGCGTCGAGCGATGCTGGGGCTTCCAATGACTCTATTCCGTTAGCAACGATGGCTGGAATAACAGGAATTGGCCTAAACTTAGCAGGAACGACCAATGTTGTTTGCACCCCTCCTATATATTCAACAAATAATAACGCTGCAGCCACAGGTGCTAGCCCAAAAAAGGTCAAAACACGAACAGAGCGCGAAGTGGCTCAACCATCTCCTTACTGCGATTTCTGTCTTGGTGATCAGcgtgaaaacaaaaaaactagtATGCCGGAAGAGCTAGTTTCATGCTCAGACTGTGGTCGTTCTGGTCATCCATCATGCCTTCAGTTTACAGAAAACATGATAATATCAGTAAAACGCTATAGATGGCAATGTATTGAATGCAAATACTGTTCTATTTGTGGAACCTCAGACAATGATGACCAGTTACTTTTCTGCGATGATTGCGACAGGGGTTATCATATGTATTGCCTTTCGCCGCCACTTATTACACCACCTGAAGGTTCGTGGAGCTGCAAACTATGCATTGACGAGTTCCATaagaaataa
- the d4 gene encoding uncharacterized protein d4 isoform X3: MDVSHYHHGDDYDDDFDSDNDFDESYTSRGKRKRGTRPRRSNSHAESTPKRGRKGNRRRNGIEGESDRRRRGCGNGANTSAAAAAAAAAVAHAASTAAAAAAATGLYATHSNSASPVPPNDDTSQSALVIPASSYEKASSDAGASNDSIPLATMAGITGIGLNLAGTTNVVCTPPIYSTNNNAAATGASPKKVKTRTEREVAQPSPYCDFCLGDQRENKKTSMPEELVSCSDCGRSGHPSCLQFTENMIISVKRYRWQCIECKYCSICGTSDNDDQLLFCDDCDRGYHMYCLSPPLITPPEGSWSCKLCIDEFHKK; this comes from the exons ATGGATGTATCACATTATCATCATGGTGATGATTATGATGATGATTTCGATTCAGATAATGATTTTGACGAGTCATACACAAGCAGGGGGAAACGCAAGAGAGGGACTCGACCGCGTCGGTCCAATTCACACGCAGAAAGTACACCAAAACGTGGCCGCAAAG gaAATCGACGTAGAAATGGCATCGAGGGAGAATCGGATCGCAGACGTCGTGGATGTGGAAACGGTGCGAATACAtctgcagctgctgcagcgGCAGCTGCAGCCGTAGCTCATGCTGCAAGCACTgccgcagccgcagcagctgcCACAGGTCTTTATGCAACGCATTCCAATTCAGCGTCACCTGTTCCTCCAAACGATGACACTTCACAATCAGCACTAGTCATTCCAGCGTCATCTTATGAAAAGGCGTCGAGCGATGCTGGGGCTTCCAATGACTCTATTCCGTTAGCAACGATGGCTGGAATAACAGGAATTGGCCTAAACTTAGCAGGAACGACCAATGTTGTTTGCACCCCTCCTATATATTCAACAAATAATAACGCTGCAGCCACAGGTGCTAGCCCAAAAAAGGTCAAAACACGAACAGAGCGCGAAGTGGCTCAACCATCTCCTTACTGCGATTTCTGTCTTGGTGATCAGcgtgaaaacaaaaaaactagtATGCCGGAAGAGCTAGTTTCATGCTCAGACTGTGGTCGTTCTGGTCATCCATCATGCCTTCAGTTTACAGAAAACATGATAATATCAGTAAAACGCTATAGATGGCAATGTATTGAATGCAAATACTGTTCTATTTGTGGAACCTCAGACAATGATGACCAGTTACTTTTCTGCGATGATTGCGACAGGGGTTATCATATGTATTGCCTTTCGCCGCCACTTATTACACCACCTGAAGGTTCGTGGAGCTGCAAACTATGCATTGACGAGTTCCATaagaaataa